Proteins encoded in a region of the Dasypus novemcinctus isolate mDasNov1 chromosome 24, mDasNov1.1.hap2, whole genome shotgun sequence genome:
- the GZF1 gene encoding GDNF-inducible zinc finger protein 1 isoform X1 has protein sequence MESGAVLLESKSSPLNLLNEMHQLRLLGHLCDVTVSVEYQGVREEFVAHKAVLAATSKFFKEMFLNEKTVDGTRTNVYLNEVQVVDFASFLEFVYTAKVQVEEDRVQRMLEMAEKLKCLDLSETCFQLKKQMLESVLLELQNFSESQEAEGNSGSQVSIVPDLRASPATDGPHSNGLLDPSDYPVERISNGMLPTLPRKSKEKPDKKKDVVKPLYPKIRRASGRLAGRKVFVEIPKKKYTRRLREQQKSAEVDVGEYKCPQDAGPDNAGTEVEPVTKNANPKNEEGTAGIGLDKVLQKAGEEEEEDEEEDEEGDKKKSNFQCTTCEKAFLYEKSFLKHIQHRHGVAAEVVYRCDTCGQTFANRCNLKGHQRHVHSSERHFPCELCGKKFKRKKDVKRHVLQVHEGGGERHQCQQCGKGLSSKTALRLHERTHTGDKPYGCTECEARFSQPSALKTHMRIHTGEKPFVCDECGARFTQNHMLIYHKRCHTGERPFMCETCGKSFASKEYLKHHNRIHTGSKPFKCEVCFRTFAQRNSLYQHIKVHTGERPYCCDQCGKQFTQLNALQRHHRIHTGEKPFMCNACGRTFTDKSTLRRHTSIHDKNTPWKSFLVIVDGSPKNEEGHKTEQPDEEYASPRLPDKLLSFAENGHFHSLAPVQGSITTVRENSSASGACKPDDSVGPQDTLLATTLGDLSELTPQTDPTPQLHSLTNME, from the exons ATGGAAAGTGGTGCTGTTCTGCTGGAATCCAAATCCTCACCATTGAACCTTTTGAATGAAATGCATCAGCTCCGCCTTCTTGGTCACCTGTGTGATGTGACTGTCAGCGTGGAATATCAGGGAGTCCGGGAAGAATTTGTGGCCCATAAAGCTGTGCTGGCAGCCACGAGCAAGTTCTTCAAGGAAATGTTCCTTAATGAGAAAACTGTGGATGGCACCAGGACTAACGTCTACTTAAATGAAGTGCAAGTTGTCGACTTTGCTTCTTTTCTTGAGTTTGTCTATACAGCCAAGGTACAGGTGGAAGAAGACCGGGTGCAACGAATGTTGGAAATGGCCGAAAAGCTAAAATGTTTGGACCTATCGGAGACTTGTTTCCAATTAAAGAAACAAATGTTAGAATCGGTCCTTTTGGAATTGCAGAATTTCTCAGAGTCTCAGGAGGCAGAAGGAAACAGTGGCTCCCAAGTCAGCATTGTTCCTGACTTAAGGGCCAGCCCAGCCACGGATGGGCCTCATTCCAATGGCCTTTTGGATCCTTCAGATTACCCAGTAGAGAGAATCAGCAATGGCATGTTGCCAACTCTGCCGAGGAAGTCCAAGGAGAAACCTGACAAGAAAAAAGATGTAGTTAAGCCTCTCTACCCTAAAATCAGGCGAGCCAGTGGAAGGCTGGCTGGAAGAAAGGTGTTTGTGGAAATCcctaaaaagaaatatacaagaaGACTCCGAGAGCAGCAGAAGAGTGCTGAGGTTGATGTGGGGGAATACAAGTGTCCCCAAGATGCAGGCCCAGACAATGCAGGAACAGAGGTGGAGCCAGTTACGAAAAATGCAAATCCCAAAAATGAGGAAGGCACTGCCGGTATTGGGTTGGACAAAGTGCTGCaaaaggcaggggaggaggaggaagaagacgaAGAGGAGGACGAGGAGGGGGATAAGAAGAAGAGCAACTTCCAGTGCACGACTTGCGAGAAAGCGTTTTTATATGAGAAGAGCTTCCTGAAGCACATCCAGCACCGCCATGGTGTGGCTGCCGAGGTGGTCTACCGCTGTGACACCTGTGGCCAGACCTTCGCCAACCGCTGCAACCTCAAGGGCCACCAGCGCCATGTGCACAGCAGTGAGCGTCACTTCCCATGTGAGCTGTGCGGGAAGAAGTTCAAGAGGAAGAAGGACGTGAAGCGGCATGTGCTGCAGGTGCACGAGGGGGGCGGGGAGCGGCACCAGTGCCAGCAGTGCGGCAAGGGCCTGAGCTCCAAGACGGCGTTGCGGCTCCACGAGCGCACGCACACTGGGGACAAGCCATACGGCTGCACCGAGTGCGAGGCCCGGTTCTCTCAGCCCTCAGCCCTCAAGACCCACATGAG AATTCATACAGGGGAAAAACCTTTTGTCTGTGATGAATGTGGTGCAAGATTCACTCAGAACCACATGCTGATTTATCATAAAAGGTGTCACACAG GTGAAAGACCTTTTATGTGTGAAACATGTGGCAAGAGTTTTGCTTCTAAGGAATATTTAAAACATCACAATAGAATCCATACCGGATCCAAACCCTTTAAATGTGAAGTTTGTTTCAGGACTTTTGCCCAGCGGAACTCTCTTTACCAGCATATTAAAGTCCACACAG GGGAACGTCCCTACTGTTGTGACCAGTGTGGTAAGCAGTTCACCCAGCTCAATGCCCTCCAGCGCCACCATCGCATCCATACAGGCGAGAAGCCATTTATGTGTAACGCATGTGGGCGGACCTTCACAGACAAGTCCACTCTCCGGCGGCACACCTCA ATACATGATAAGAATACTCCATGGAAGTCTTTCCTTGTTATTGTAGATGGCTCACCTAAGAATGAAGAGGGCCACAAGACTGAACAGCCTGATGAAGAGTATGCATCACCTAGACTTCCAGATAAATTGCTGTCCTTTGCAGAAAATGGCCACTTTCACAGCCTGGCCCCAGTTCAAGGTAGCATAACAACTGTGCGAGAGAACAGTTCTGCAAGTGGGGCCTGCAAGCCGGATGACTCTGTGGGGCCCCAGGACACTCTGCTCGCCACTACCCTTGGTGACCTCAGTGAACTGACACCACAGACAGACCCGACACCCCAACTTCACTCTCTGACCAACATGGAATAA
- the GZF1 gene encoding GDNF-inducible zinc finger protein 1 isoform X2, giving the protein MESGAVLLESKSSPLNLLNEMHQLRLLGHLCDVTVSVEYQGVREEFVAHKAVLAATSKFFKEMFLNEKTVDGTRTNVYLNEVQVVDFASFLEFVYTAKVQVEEDRVQRMLEMAEKLKCLDLSETCFQLKKQMLESVLLELQNFSESQEAEGNSGSQVSIVPDLRASPATDGPHSNGLLDPSDYPVERISNGMLPTLPRKSKEKPDKKKDVVKPLYPKIRRASGRLAGRKVFVEIPKKKYTRRLREQQKSAEVDVGEYKCPQDAGPDNAGTEVEPVTKNANPKNEEGTAGIGLDKVLQKAGEEEEEDEEEDEEGDKKKSNFQCTTCEKAFLYEKSFLKHIQHRHGVAAEVVYRCDTCGQTFANRCNLKGHQRHVHSSERHFPCELCGKKFKRKKDVKRHVLQVHEGGGERHQCQQCGKGLSSKTALRLHERTHTGDKPYGCTECEARFSQPSALKTHMRIHTGEKPFVCDECGARFTQNHMLIYHKRCHTGERPFMCETCGKSFASKEYLKHHNRIHTGSKPFKCEVCFRTFAQRNSLYQHIKVHTGERPYCCDQCGKQFTQLNALQRHHRIHTGEKPFMCNACGRTFTDKSTLRRHTSMAHLRMKRATRLNSLMKSMHHLDFQINCCPLQKMATFTAWPQFKVA; this is encoded by the exons ATGGAAAGTGGTGCTGTTCTGCTGGAATCCAAATCCTCACCATTGAACCTTTTGAATGAAATGCATCAGCTCCGCCTTCTTGGTCACCTGTGTGATGTGACTGTCAGCGTGGAATATCAGGGAGTCCGGGAAGAATTTGTGGCCCATAAAGCTGTGCTGGCAGCCACGAGCAAGTTCTTCAAGGAAATGTTCCTTAATGAGAAAACTGTGGATGGCACCAGGACTAACGTCTACTTAAATGAAGTGCAAGTTGTCGACTTTGCTTCTTTTCTTGAGTTTGTCTATACAGCCAAGGTACAGGTGGAAGAAGACCGGGTGCAACGAATGTTGGAAATGGCCGAAAAGCTAAAATGTTTGGACCTATCGGAGACTTGTTTCCAATTAAAGAAACAAATGTTAGAATCGGTCCTTTTGGAATTGCAGAATTTCTCAGAGTCTCAGGAGGCAGAAGGAAACAGTGGCTCCCAAGTCAGCATTGTTCCTGACTTAAGGGCCAGCCCAGCCACGGATGGGCCTCATTCCAATGGCCTTTTGGATCCTTCAGATTACCCAGTAGAGAGAATCAGCAATGGCATGTTGCCAACTCTGCCGAGGAAGTCCAAGGAGAAACCTGACAAGAAAAAAGATGTAGTTAAGCCTCTCTACCCTAAAATCAGGCGAGCCAGTGGAAGGCTGGCTGGAAGAAAGGTGTTTGTGGAAATCcctaaaaagaaatatacaagaaGACTCCGAGAGCAGCAGAAGAGTGCTGAGGTTGATGTGGGGGAATACAAGTGTCCCCAAGATGCAGGCCCAGACAATGCAGGAACAGAGGTGGAGCCAGTTACGAAAAATGCAAATCCCAAAAATGAGGAAGGCACTGCCGGTATTGGGTTGGACAAAGTGCTGCaaaaggcaggggaggaggaggaagaagacgaAGAGGAGGACGAGGAGGGGGATAAGAAGAAGAGCAACTTCCAGTGCACGACTTGCGAGAAAGCGTTTTTATATGAGAAGAGCTTCCTGAAGCACATCCAGCACCGCCATGGTGTGGCTGCCGAGGTGGTCTACCGCTGTGACACCTGTGGCCAGACCTTCGCCAACCGCTGCAACCTCAAGGGCCACCAGCGCCATGTGCACAGCAGTGAGCGTCACTTCCCATGTGAGCTGTGCGGGAAGAAGTTCAAGAGGAAGAAGGACGTGAAGCGGCATGTGCTGCAGGTGCACGAGGGGGGCGGGGAGCGGCACCAGTGCCAGCAGTGCGGCAAGGGCCTGAGCTCCAAGACGGCGTTGCGGCTCCACGAGCGCACGCACACTGGGGACAAGCCATACGGCTGCACCGAGTGCGAGGCCCGGTTCTCTCAGCCCTCAGCCCTCAAGACCCACATGAG AATTCATACAGGGGAAAAACCTTTTGTCTGTGATGAATGTGGTGCAAGATTCACTCAGAACCACATGCTGATTTATCATAAAAGGTGTCACACAG GTGAAAGACCTTTTATGTGTGAAACATGTGGCAAGAGTTTTGCTTCTAAGGAATATTTAAAACATCACAATAGAATCCATACCGGATCCAAACCCTTTAAATGTGAAGTTTGTTTCAGGACTTTTGCCCAGCGGAACTCTCTTTACCAGCATATTAAAGTCCACACAG GGGAACGTCCCTACTGTTGTGACCAGTGTGGTAAGCAGTTCACCCAGCTCAATGCCCTCCAGCGCCACCATCGCATCCATACAGGCGAGAAGCCATTTATGTGTAACGCATGTGGGCGGACCTTCACAGACAAGTCCACTCTCCGGCGGCACACCTCA ATGGCTCACCTAAGAATGAAGAGGGCCACAAGACTGAACAGCCTGATGAAGAGTATGCATCACCTAGACTTCCAGATAAATTGCTGTCCTTTGCAGAAAATGGCCACTTTCACAGCCTGGCCCCAGTTCAAGGTAGCATAA